Below is a genomic region from Salvelinus fontinalis isolate EN_2023a chromosome 2, ASM2944872v1, whole genome shotgun sequence.
tacttTTTATGGTTCTGGGAAACTATTGTCTAGTAGGAATAGGGTATTAACAATTTTATGATGTAAATCCTGAAAAAAAGAGTAGGTTACAAAAGGATGGCTATTTTGATGAAATTTCAAAGCACATTGTAAAGGTTACTTGCCTCACCTTATACATTTGACCCAAACCTCTTTTCTCTGGCCCATGTTGAAGGAGGCTGTTTGCCTTCGACCTGGATGCCAAGCGTCTCTCCACCATGTCCACTCTCCTGCTCCGCGCCGGAGTCACGTGTCAGCAGCTGGCCAATCAGGACTTCCTAAAGGTGGACCCGGATGGGCCGCAGTATAAAGATGTGGAGTACATCCTACTGGACCCGTCGTGCAGCGGATCAGGTAACAACACAACCGGTCTGCCTGGTGTGCTCAAAACAAAATATAGAAGTTTAGACGCTTGTTTATTACTCCAGAAAGATGTACCTCAATGACCCAGAAGGACTCTGTATGACCTGTAAAACAAGTACCTTCTTTGTACTCTCAATTTCATTGTTGATTAAAAATAATatttgtgtgtttctctctcaggGATGGTGTGTCTGCGGGACGAGACCTCGCCCTCCCAAAAGGAGCAGGACAAGCGTCGTCTGCAGGCCCTGGCAGCGTTCCAGCTGCACTGTCTCAACCATGCCTTGCGCTTTCCCCGTCTGCAACGCCTGGTGTACTCCACCTGCTCCATCCATACCGAGGAGAACGAGCAAGTGGTGGCCGCCTGCCTGCTGCAGAACCCAGGTTTCAGGTAGGGAACAGAAATGTATATTAAAGCTGCAAGTAGCTTTGCTGGGTTTCAGCTGTGTGCCCACTGCCACCATCAGGACAAATTGCCCTAGTATTTCTGTACTGTTTAACAAATATCAGAACTCAAAatcaaacataaatgtattgcatTATGTATTTTTGCTATTTTTTTTAATGATGTTGACTACTTCAAAACGTATTCCTCTACAGAACCGCTGGACTAAGTGGCACCAAATTTGGTATATACAGTCATGgctaaaagttttgagaatgacaaatattaattttcaaagtctgctgcctcagtttatatgatggcaatttgcatatactccagaatgttatgaagagttatcagatgaattgcaaagtccctctttgccatgcaaattaccTGGATCCCCCAAAAacctttccactgcatttcagccctgccacaaaaggaccagctgacatcatgtcagtgattctctcgttaacacaggtgtgagtgttgacgacgacaaggctggagatcactctgtcatgctgattgagtttgaataacagactgaaagcttcaaaaggagggtggtgcttggaattattgttcttcttctgtcagccatggttacctgcaaggaaacacgtgtcatcattgctttgcacaaaaagggcttcacatgagaggatattgctgccagtaagattgcacctaaatcaaccatttatgggatcatcaagaacttcaaggagagcggttcaattgttgtgaagaaggcccaagaaagtccagcaagcaccaggaccgtctcctaaagttgattcagctgcgggatcggggcaccaccagtacagagcttgctcgggaatggcagcaggcaggtgtgagtgcatctgcacgcacagtgaggagaAGACTTTtgtaggatggcctggtgtcaagaagggcagcaaagaagccacttctctccaggaaaaacatcagggacagactgatattcctcaaaaggtacagggattggactgctggggtaaagtcattttatttgatgaatcccctttccgattgtctggggcatctggaaaaaagcttgtccggagaagacaaggtgagtactaccatcagtcctgtgtcatgacaacagtaaagcatcctgagaccattcatgtgtggggttgcttcttagccaagggagtgggctcactcacaattttgcctaagaacacagccataaataaagaatggtaccaacacatcctccaagagcaacttctcccaaccatccaggaacagtttggtgacgaacaatgccatTTCCAGCCTTTtctagcatgatggagcaccttgccagaaggcaaaagtgataactaagtggcttgggaaacaaaacatcgatattttgggtccatggccaggaaactccccagaccttaatcccattgagaacttgtggtcaatcctcaagaggcgggtggaaaaacaaaaacccacaaattctgacaaattcCAAGCAtttattatgcaagaatgggctgccatcagtcaggatgtggcccagaagtgaaCTGCCAgtatgccagggcagattgcagaggtcttgagaaataagggtcaacactgcaaatattgactctttgcatcaacttcatgtaattgtcaataaaagcctttgacacttatgaaatgcttgtaattatacttcagtattccatagtaacatctgacaaaaatatctaaagacactgaagcagcaaactttcgAAATtaatgtgtcattctcaacttttggccacgactgtaccaTCTATAGATTAACATCTTCAAACACAATTTTCCAAGACTCTTGCTCAAACAATATGGCCGCTATGAGCTTGCATGAATTATTTTTTTCTTGTCCAACATCACCACCATGCGGCCAAACTGAACCATATTTTACAGGTTAGCTAGACGCATATCCCTGAGCATGTGTACCAAATTTAATCAGTCAAACCGATCAAGAGATAAAAACGTGCCTGTTATAGCGCCACCGTGTGGTCGATTTGAATGTGCTTAGATATGTTGAGTCTTGACAGTATTTGGTACATATGCTGCAAATGAATATCCGTGTTGGAGTTATATGCATTTGTGCCAGACCACACCCACATTTATTGGTCAgtagcagccatgttgtttgaGATGCTATCTTGGGAAAAAAACAAATTGTGAGATTTTGGTCCATAGATGCCAAGTCTCAAGTTTTGTGCATATCGGTCTTTCAGTCCCAGAGGAGTAGCGTTTCAAGTGTTAACAAAATTAAAAATGGCGTAAAACCCATCATTGTACTTTATGGGTCCTTGAAGCACATTTGTTCCTTGTGAGGAGAGGAACCTATGTACTGGATTTCAGGACTCTAGGTCAGTCACATTGGGTGAGAGGCGTGACCTTTCACTTGTTATAGCGCCACCATCTGGTCAATATGCACAGTAATGGATGAGAGGGTGTGGCCCCTTACCGTCATGCATTGTTGCAACCTGGGAATTTGCATTTTCACAAATTGGCAGAAAATAAATCAACGTCAACAAATACATTAGGATTCACCAGCTTTGCTGCTTAACCCCTAATGATCAATTCCCAAATAGATTTATCATGGAACCGACTAAGTATGTGACCTGTGTTTATGATCATAAGAACAGTATAGCATTGTGGAAACTGACGTAAACTTATGATCTGAGACACCGGCTGTTTCTGCAGGCTGGTTCCACTGCTCCAGCAGTGGCCCGAGCGTGGTCTGGCTCCCCTCACAAAGTGTCTCCGAGCCAGCACCACCAAAACCCTCACCCATGGCTTCTTTGTGGCCCTGCTGGAGCGACACACAGCACAGAGGCTAGAAGAGCAAGCCTCCGAAACACTGTGAGTAGCAGTTATACATTCCGTGAAAGCAAGGCAATTTAGAGAAAGTCTAGATTATACCATTGCTGTGTGAAGTTAACCAACAGAAATGCAACATTGTTAATGCTTGTCTTCACTGTTATAGCAATCCGGTCGCTGAGATGAGTCCAAGTAGTCCTTCTGCCAATAAGGACATACATGAGGCCGATATCACAGAAGGTGGGGATGAGGTTCAGGAGCCGATGAGCACCACCAAGGATATGGACATGGCTGAGGAAGCCAAACCCACAGAAACCTCAGGAGgagtgaagaagaggaggaggaagaaaaagAAAGATGGGGATAAGGAGGCTCTGAAGCCCAAAGCCACTGAGGAACAGACAAATACCTCAGGAAGAgcaaagaaaaaaaagaatgctAAAGTGGAGTGAGACTGACCCTTCAAAGGAACACTGGCTTTGGGTGCCTTGGCGGTCATTTAGACGAGCTATATTTTTGCCCTAACTCCAGTCGACATCGAAGCTGGCTGTGCCACGTTGGGAAAGCTTAGTCATAGTGACAATGATTGTCACTGCTGGATTATAGGTAGCCAATCTAGACATGGCATTGCATTTTTCTACCCAGTCAAGTTCTGATATTGTGGAGAGTACTGAATCTTATAAAACACCTTTGTATTTGTCTGTTACTGCCATTTGCCAGTCGGGCAGTCACTTGTACCCTTGACCATGTGTATTCCTTAAATAAACACACATCCAATCTTTTTTTTGATCAGTTCAAATGTATAGACATGTTCAGACAGACCAGTCACTATGATATCTTtatcacatttttatttaaaacCAGTACATTTAAGACATGAGCAGAGGGGAGAATGTTATAATACGCTGCCCATGTCTGCACATTCACTCTCCTCTCGAATTGCCCATTGTGAGCAGATGTTTGCGTTCCCATTCACAGTAATATACCTCTCAAACACTCAATTTAAGACGTCCAGCTCGAACACTTTGCATGTTTTAAAAAGTCAACATTTCATGTCATTTGAAGCttcaacaaaataaaaacacattGTAAAGCCTTGGCCCTTGATTAAATCCACAGGTAAGTACAGCCATAAGTCCAAATGTTAAACATTACTTATTTACACAGCTCTGCACAAGGGTAAATGACTGTTCGATTTACAAATGGGTAAAGCACAAGTGTCAATGGATTATGAACCCAAAAATGTGACAGTGTGGTTAAATATACTACATTCAATGTATTGTGCATACGCAAGATCTGGACCAACAAGATAAGACAATTATAAAGTCCTGTCTATGGGAACAAACAAGGTGGCCAGGCCATTCAATATGGTTTGAGTTGACCTTCAGCACATTGTCCACCGATCTGTCATAAGCAGATATCACAAGATGTAAAAACAAGCCTGGTAAACTGAGCAAAACAAAAACAGCCTTGTTTCAAAAGCTGTCAGTCAAAAATGACCACAGGGCAGACTTCATTGATCTCACTTCACTTCCAGATAACAGAGGTGGGGTGCTATCAATTGTTTTAAAAGGGATTTAAGTATAACATGGGTA
It encodes:
- the nsun5 gene encoding probable 28S rRNA (cytosine-C(5))-methyltransferase; the encoded protein is MALYAKAAEILEKVEMKQATVKTLVYDSKFQNIKQLFALVCETQKFSSILQEIIESTKILKQTKIKMNLAKVLVYDLVIGKGLKCGGAWKALMMKHHSRLQAALARMKIKQKVSRNQDLLSSSLQQPEGDQLPRYVRVNTLKTTVEDAIDYFKREGFSYLGQAYRLDDLNLKGKSFVGDLHLSDLLVFSPKTDFHDHNLYKAGHIILQDKASCLPAYLLNPPTGSHVLDACAAPGNKTSHLAAIMKNKGRLFAFDLDAKRLSTMSTLLLRAGVTCQQLANQDFLKVDPDGPQYKDVEYILLDPSCSGSGMVCLRDETSPSQKEQDKRRLQALAAFQLHCLNHALRFPRLQRLVYSTCSIHTEENEQVVAACLLQNPGFRLVPLLQQWPERGLAPLTKCLRASTTKTLTHGFFVALLERHTAQRLEEQASETLNPVAEMSPSSPSANKDIHEADITEGGDEVQEPMSTTKDMDMAEEAKPTETSGGVKKRRRKKKKDGDKEALKPKATEEQTNTSGRAKKKKNAKVE